One genomic window of Stigmatopora nigra isolate UIUO_SnigA chromosome 13, RoL_Snig_1.1, whole genome shotgun sequence includes the following:
- the LOC144206543 gene encoding akirin-2-like, whose amino-acid sequence MACGATLKRTMDFDPLLSPASPKRRRCVPVSPSSSSPRKYLSMEPSPFGESTSRLSAEQILHSIKQEYKRIQKRKHLEAGGYQPQECCCAPESPPSLSTMSATPSGGISPSRKEQPLFTLKQVGMICERLLKEREEKVREEYEETMTSKLAEQYDTFVKFTHDQLMRRFGEQPASYVS is encoded by the exons ATGGCGTGTGGAGCTACCCTAAAAAGGACCATGGATTTCGATCCGCTCTTGAGTCCCGCTTCCCCCAAAAGACGAAGATGCGTCCCCGTGTCTCCATCGTCTTCGTCTCCCAGGAAGTATCTGAGCATGGAGCCCTCGCCATTTGGGGAATCGACATCCCGACTGAGCGCAG AACAAATCCTCCACAGCATCAAGCAAGAGTACAAACGCATACAAAAAAGGAAACATCTAGAGGCAGGAGGTTACCAACCACAAGAGTGCTGTTGTGCTCCAGAATCCCCTCCATCCCTGTCCACCATGTCAG CGACACCCTCTGGGGGTATTTCCCCGTCAAGGAAGGAGCAGCCGCTATTTACCCTCAAACAAGTTGGGATGATCTGTGAACGTCTGCTGAAAGAACGAGAAGAGAAGGTGCGGGAGGAGTATGAGGAGACAATGACATCCAAACTAGCAG AACAATACGACACCTTTGTGAAGTTCACGCACGATCAACTAATGCGACGATTTGGAGAACAACCTGCAAGCT ATGTTTCCTGA